One window from the genome of Nicotiana sylvestris chromosome 9, ASM39365v2, whole genome shotgun sequence encodes:
- the LOC138878217 gene encoding uncharacterized protein, with the protein MAKFDKDEEEDDDEVNFLDVQRNLNLINDKDALTVELGEAEQFREDLVVVVVDLEETIERLKKEKDALTEKIANIGHERDDLVVVVVNLKETIECVRKKKEGTMKGSSQQWYMDSGCSKHMTGSTNDFLSLKALQGGSVSFGNGKKGYILGVGKIGKSLFHSIENAYYVKGLNDVNGQKIQNIYVANFESLQNGDLSCLSVVDDNAELWYRRLGHESFKLVKKDLVRGLPKSSFKDHRVCNACVKGKQVRSSFKPKKEVSISRPLDLLHMDLCGPIRVPNETSADIEEPDPSITIIETENRVVDIVHGTPAAEVRNRTHGSNPEEPRSSLKEIQVSNWKHKSSHHLQNIITPLDLGIQTRSKARNSLAFSAFLSQIDPKNIKEALKDADWITGIQEELHQFERNSVWNLVPQPTDRTVIGTRLSKFLLENGFTRGKIENTLFLKKQGKNLLIVQIYVDDIIFGATVDSLCEEFAKLIGSEFEMSMTDELNFFLGLQVKETPKGTMTSQQKYIVELLTRFDMEGSKIIDTPIATATRLDMDEPDSSMNERMYRVFNLIQRNLI; encoded by the exons ATGGCAAAATTTGAtaaggatgaagaagaagatgatgatgaggTAAACTTCTTAGATGTTCAAAGAAATCTAAA TCTTATAAATGATAAAGATGCCTTAACTGTGGAACTGGGAGAAGCAGAACAATTTAGAGAAGATCTAGTAGTTGTGGTGGTAGActtagaggaaaccattgagagactgaagaaagaaaaagatgcCTTAACTGAAAAAATTGCAAACATAGGACATGAGAGAGATGATCTAGTAGTTGTTGTGGTCAATTTAAAAGAGACCATTGAGTGTGTTAGAAAGAAGAAAGAG GGAACGATGAAAGGGAGCAGCCAacaatggtacatggatagcGGTTGCTCGAAGCACATGACTGGAAGTACAAATGATTTTCTTTCACTGAAGGCCCTGCagggagggagtgtatcctttggaaatggcaAGAAGGGATACATTCTAGGAGTTGGAAAGATCGGGAAGTCTCTTTTCCACTCTATTGAAAATGCGTACTACGTGAAGGGGTTGAA TGATGTTAatggccaaaagatacaaaacATTTATGTTGCTAACTTTGAGTCCTTGCAAAATGGGGATCTTAGCTGTCTGAGTGTTGTTGATGATAATGCTGAGCTATGGTACAGAAGGCTGGGTCATGAAAGTTTCAAATTGGTCAAGAAGGACTTGGTTCGTGGTCTGCCCAAGTCAAGCTTCAAGGATCACAGGGTGTGTAATGCATGTGTAAAAGGAAAGCAAGTAAGATCATCTTTCAAACCCAAAAAGGAAGTTAGCATCTCAAGGCCACTTGATCTcctccatatggatctatgtggacctatAAGGGTGCCAA ATGAGACTTCAGCCGACATAGAGGAACCTGATCCCTCAATCACAATAATTGAAACAGAAAATAGAGTTGTGGATATTGTACATGGAACTCCAGCTGCTGAGGTGAGGAACAGGACACATGGATCAAATCCAGAAGAACCTAGATCCTCTCTTAAAGAGATTCAGGTGTCCAACTGGAAGCACAAGAGCTCGCACCATCTTCAAAACATAATCACTCCTCTTGATTTAGGaattcaaaccagatcaaaggcgagaaactcacttgccttctcagcctttctctctcAAATAGATCCCAAGAATATCAAGGAAGCATTGAAAGATGCAGACTGGATTACAGGTATACAAGAAGAGCTCCATCAATTTGAGAGGAACAGTGTGTGGAACCTAGTTCCACAACCTACTGACAGAACtgttataggaaccag gttgtcaaaaTTCCTTCTAGAAAATGGATTtacaagagggaaaattgaaaaTACTCTTTTTCTAAAGAAACAAGGAAAGAACCTGCTCATTGTGCAGATCTATGTTGATGACATCATCTTTGGAGCAACTGTTGACTCtctatgtgaagaatttgcaaaactcataggaagtgagtttgaaatgagcatgacgGATGAATTGAATTTCTTCTTGGGTTTACAAGTGAAGGAAACTCCCAAGGGGACAATGACAAGTCAACAGAAGTACATCGTGGAGCTGCTGACGAGATTTGACATGGAAGGATCAAAAATCATTGATACTCCCATTGCCACAGCCACTCGCCTGGACATGGATGAACCTGATTCCTCTATGAATGAGAGAATGTATAGAGTTTTCAAtctaatccaaaggaatctcatctga